ttgtatgacttgctccattttgtttaatcaaaatcttatcttaagtagggaaaaacCTGTCGGCAGCCAACATTATCTTCACCTGGAGCTAATAAACTCTTTATACAATCTATCTTCTAAATTATAAACAATAATCCTGAAAACAACCAAAACTCTTTATACAATCTATCTTCTAAATTATAAACAATAATCCTGAAAACAACCAAAACAGTATTCAAATTCTTACCTCCAAGCAAGCATCCACTGGACCTTCATTGTTAAACAAATTCATGACAGGCTCAGGTATAATAAACCTGCACATATATTGCAATTAGGCAATGGGGAGTATCACTTCAGCCTACGATGAGAAAGATTCAATTAATTACCCCATACCTTTCTTTTGCCTCACAGACACCTCGGTTGGTTGAAGCCTTTGCTTTCACAGAGCTGCGAAAGATACTGGGTTTCTTAACAGAGCTAACAGAACTGGGAGTTTTTCCCATAAAAGGAGAGTTGAATGCTCCAAATCTTTGTGCGCTCTTTGTCTTGCCTTTAGATTCAAGCCAAGCGCGCAGCTTGGCCTCCATGTCCATTTTATCCTTTGGGGTCTCTAGCTTATGAGCTGAAGATACGAAATTGGAGATGTGCCGGGAACGGGCAGCCAAGCTGACAGTATGAACAGATTCCTGGTACTCTCCCGGGTTCTATAATCAAAGAAATAAGGTTTCATTGAAATTTCGGTACAACCATATGATAACCTATAGatcaacaagaaaaagaaaagaaaaggcaagtACAAGTCCATACCAGGCAAGCAACCATTATAGCACGGCTTGTTCCACCAAGAGAGTCCTGCAATATTCGGGTCAATTTGCTTTCTCTATAGGGCACGCGTGGTTTGTTATTGTTCAGTGCATAAATCACATTCGACAATGCGAATAAGGACTGGTTGATCTTCCCACTCTCTTGGAGACGAATCCCTTCATTGAAGGTCCTTCTATTATCTTCATTACCTGGTTAAATCAGCATACAAATCAAAATTGGGAAGACCACCAGATACACACACCCACAGACAAAAACAACCTACACCCCCACAGTTAGGGGTACTAATTAGTTTTCACATGTTGGGTTTAGTGCGGTATAAAACTATTAATTCAACGGgtcaaattctttaattttaaattttgtattgggttcgtgCCGAATTGACAAGTCGTGAAAAAAAATGAGTCGTTGCCCATAGCCATTCTCACAGCACACCCACACACGCATACACACAGAGATGTCTGAATATGACCAGAGAAGGTGTGGAAGTAACCTGCCAAGTCTATGAGGTTGAGCTTCCCAGTAACAGCAGCCACAGAGCCATCACCTGAAGGAGTGGAAACAGAAATCACAAGCACCCCGTGGCTCCGGCTAGAGACATCGTTGAGATCCGTGTGGGCAACTTTCCGCCTCTGAACCCCACAAGAAAATGCCTCATAGAATTCGGACATCGACTTTACAGGGACCCGAGATAGTCCCCGAAGATGAATTTTCCCATCTTTATCATCCAAAATCGCTATTTCCTTCGCTTTGAGCTCTAAAAGATCATAACACCTGTCCATATATACCTCGTAGTACGAGATCTCTGCTGTGCTTCCTGTGCTTTGGCACAATGGGAGAATTGTAGACATGGCCAGTGGCATCAGACCTGGCTGCTCATCAGTGCCCTGCAACATCAACCATGTCCTGATTAATAAAgcagaaaatttcaaaatttcaaatttcaaaatttcacaatttattttcacaatttattttctttctcttgattTCTCGGTAACCTGCATGGTATAAGTCTTTCCACTGCCGGTAGCCCCGTAGGCAAACACCGTTGCATTGCAACCATGGAAAATTCCAGGAATCAAAGGGCTCACTTCTTTGTAAAAGATCCGACCCAAATTGTTGTCCTCCTGGCCAAAGAAAGAGTCCAACCGATAGCACTCGTTTCGGCTACAAccataaagaaaacaaatccatagtaaaaatcaaaaaccctaaaattttcCTCACAGATTTAAATTTGGAAGGCATGAATTATTTACCTGGTATCCTTATCTTTGAGATAAACGGCGACTTCTTCACCGTACTCAGAATCTTGATCAAGAACTGAAACGCATGGTGTACGGTCATTGTTCTTGTCGGAGATCTCGTGGGGGAGAAAGGGACGCACCCTCACAATGACTCTGACCTTGGAGATGGAGTTGGGGTTCATGGTCTTTGAAGGAGTAGGAAAGATTTTACAGTTCGGGCTacagagagcaagagagagataCAGAACAAACGAGAGAGGTTACCTAGAAATGGATGTTGGCGACCGTTGGACCTCCTTTTATTTGAAATCTTAACGGTTAGATATCCTTTTGAAACAgtgttttcaaaatcaaaaacaaaaacaaaaaaattgagaattagATGAGCGGTAAGAACATTATGGCTCGTGgtgtgttattattattattattttttttatgagaaatattaggtgtttttttagtgttcttttaaaatcatttcaaatgtgatgtaacttttaaaatcgccaatagattaaaagttaataatgataatttcaaactcgacggtaattttaaaagccacgtcacAATTaaaaagacaccaaaaaaaattagaagaacacctaacattttttttttttaatatttatatattaggtgggttgaaaaatattgagtaaagttgaaaattttttaattgagtgGTAGTGGTGTCAAATCAAACtgaaaaaagagttaaaaaaaaaaaaaaacaagtatttgcttagtttttttttagttttttttttattttttatttttttattttacctgtCCGTTGTTTTAAGAATCGAGATATTTAGCAATTAGATATCAAAATAAGAGAGTTTCTATAAAACTCACCTATTCgaataaatgattaaaaaacctaaaattaatttagaaaaataaatctcATACAAAACTACATCCTTTTCCTACTTTACAATCACTGTTAAAGAAGCCGACTAGAATAACTATGCTTCAAAGCTGGTAATTGTTGAAGCagaagggagaaagagaaaacaaaaggaaaatgcaTAATTCAGTTGGGATTGCCAAAAGATGAATTGGAAATTGGTGCTCAGGTTGTCTGAGACTTTAATCATTATCCTTCATTTATACTTTTTATTAACTGTTCATGCATCCAGAAGTATCTGGATAATTGTTTCTTTTGATGATATCGCAAAAAGTTAGTCGAATATTATGTGGGTGTATTGTATAATATTGAGTGGATGGATAAAATCAagtcataaattatttttttatcatgtaAAATTGGATTTTAtaagtgatttaaaaaaaaaaaaaattccaattatAACTTCACTAGCAAATTTATCCCAAATTTAATGCgcatttccttaaaaaaaaaaaaaagggtaaagttcacttaattctctcaaattatcaccccaatgacaatttactcctataaaattttcaataagacaaaaatactcttaaaattttgaaaaaataaataaattttagtatttttgtttctattttagtaag
Above is a genomic segment from Corylus avellana chromosome ca9, CavTom2PMs-1.0 containing:
- the LOC132192010 gene encoding kinesin-like protein KIN-10B, which encodes MNPNSISKVRVIVRVRPFLPHEISDKNNDRTPCVSVLDQDSEYGEEVAVYLKDKDTSRNECYRLDSFFGQEDNNLGRIFYKEVSPLIPGIFHGCNATVFAYGATGSGKTYTMQGTDEQPGLMPLAMSTILPLCQSTGSTAEISYYEVYMDRCYDLLELKAKEIAILDDKDGKIHLRGLSRVPVKSMSEFYEAFSCGVQRRKVAHTDLNDVSSRSHGVLVISVSTPSGDGSVAAVTGKLNLIDLAGNEDNRRTFNEGIRLQESGKINQSLFALSNVIYALNNNKPRVPYRESKLTRILQDSLGGTSRAIMVACLNPGEYQESVHTVSLAARSRHISNFVSSAHKLETPKDKMDMEAKLRAWLESKGKTKSAQRFGAFNSPFMGKTPSSVSSVKKPSIFRSSVKAKASTNRGVCEAKERFIIPEPVMNLFNNEGPVDACLEIEQVAGMSNKEEVEVTADGILSNTYLPDEASDKEENMTAAAKSVGSSPVTEKTNALQSSSRKVLSQIDTNITQKPLEGLSSTDQTCPDFFEQITPKKPFIETSANKLQIFGTPLDKFNAQSSNLKSYLIQEYIDFLNTASKEELLELKGIGIKRAEYIIELRETSPFKSLSDLEKIGLSSKQVHNLFTRAARGILDRPEDSTPSCSEIY